Proteins from one Bacteroides zhangwenhongii genomic window:
- a CDS encoding arabinan endo-1,5-alpha-L-arabinosidase: protein MNKYTDVMKNLFLPVFLLAGSLFASCTTAVFKPAPSANPWDDNYLSVAKMEDYRQWGTYNVHDPSCRKLGDYYYMYSTDAIFGENRREAQEKGVPLGYIQMRRSKDLVHWEFLGWAFPEIPGEAVEWVQTHAGGQGATNIWAPYIIPYKDKYRLYYCVSAFGRKTSYIGLAESASPEGPWTQVGCVVRTDDSTAMNAIDPSVIVDDATGKWWMHYGSFFGGLYCVELNPETGLTVNEGDLGHLTARRAHYRKDNLEAPEIIYHPGLKQYYLFTSYDPLMTTYNLRVSRSEAAEGPFTDYFGKAVKDTTNNFPILTAPYRFENHPGWAGTAHCGVFSDGEGNYYLAHQGRLSPQNQLMVLHLRQLFFTPEGWPVVSPERYAGTPSHRFTEADLAGEWEIIRVQEPRYERQLEAGQILWGEGELKEEEWNLSSRFHLLKDGTCNGEMVDVEGKFVLASGKWSFLTENHLLMLDLGTEKIENLIIFAGHDWENETETILFTGLDSRGRSVWGKRIE from the coding sequence ATGAACAAATACACTGATGTTATGAAAAACTTGTTTTTGCCCGTTTTTTTATTAGCAGGCAGCCTGTTCGCAAGCTGTACCACTGCTGTATTTAAACCGGCCCCTTCTGCGAATCCTTGGGATGACAACTATTTATCCGTAGCTAAGATGGAAGACTACCGCCAATGGGGAACATACAATGTGCACGATCCGTCCTGCCGTAAGCTGGGCGATTATTACTATATGTATTCTACAGACGCTATTTTCGGTGAGAACCGTCGCGAAGCTCAAGAAAAGGGAGTACCTTTGGGATACATCCAGATGCGTCGTTCCAAAGATCTGGTACATTGGGAATTTCTAGGGTGGGCTTTCCCTGAGATACCCGGAGAAGCGGTTGAATGGGTACAAACTCATGCAGGCGGACAGGGGGCCACTAATATATGGGCACCTTATATTATCCCTTATAAAGACAAATACCGTCTGTATTACTGTGTGTCTGCATTCGGACGTAAAACATCCTATATCGGCCTGGCTGAATCCGCTTCGCCCGAAGGTCCTTGGACACAGGTCGGATGTGTTGTCAGAACAGATGATTCCACTGCCATGAATGCTATTGATCCGAGTGTGATTGTTGACGATGCCACCGGCAAATGGTGGATGCACTACGGTTCCTTTTTTGGAGGGCTCTATTGTGTCGAACTGAATCCCGAAACCGGATTGACTGTAAACGAAGGTGACTTAGGGCATTTGACAGCCCGCCGCGCCCATTATCGGAAAGATAATCTGGAAGCGCCGGAGATTATCTATCATCCCGGTTTGAAGCAGTATTATCTGTTCACTTCATACGACCCTTTGATGACGACATACAATTTGCGTGTCAGCCGTTCGGAGGCTGCCGAAGGTCCTTTTACCGATTATTTTGGTAAAGCAGTGAAGGATACGACCAACAATTTTCCGATACTGACAGCACCTTATCGTTTTGAGAATCATCCCGGATGGGCGGGAACGGCTCATTGCGGAGTCTTCTCCGATGGGGAAGGAAATTACTATCTGGCACATCAGGGACGCCTCTCTCCGCAGAATCAGTTGATGGTGCTGCATTTACGCCAGTTGTTCTTTACTCCGGAAGGTTGGCCGGTTGTTTCTCCTGAAAGGTATGCAGGTACACCGTCACATCGCTTCACCGAAGCCGATCTGGCAGGGGAGTGGGAGATCATACGGGTACAGGAACCGCGATATGAGCGTCAGTTGGAAGCCGGACAGATTCTATGGGGAGAAGGCGAACTGAAAGAAGAGGAGTGGAATCTTTCTTCCCGCTTCCATTTATTGAAAGACGGTACTTGCAACGGTGAAATGGTTGATGTGGAGGGAAAGTTTGTCCTTGCAAGCGGGAAGTGGTCTTTTTTGACCGAAAACCATCTGTTAATGCTTGATTTGGGTACGGAGAAGATAGAGAATCTGATTATCTTTGCAGGACACGACTGGGAGAATGAGACGGAAACCATTCTCTTTACCGGACTCGATAGTCGGGGACGTTCTGTCTGGGGAAAAAGAATAGAATAA
- a CDS encoding alpha-L-arabinofuranosidase C-terminal domain-containing protein: protein MRRYTNLLAVVALSAGMTLHAQTNEMVIQTKKLGAEIQPTMYGLFFEDINYAADGGLYAELVKNRSFEFPQNLMGWKTYGKVTLMDDGPFERNPHYVRLSNPGHAHKHTGLDNEGFFGIGVRKGEEYRFSVWARLPQGNGKETLRIELVDTKSMGEHQAFATADLTVDSKEWKKYQLILKPGMTQPKSTLRIFLTSKGTVDLEHISLFPVDTWKGHENGLRKDLAQALADIHPGVFRFPGGCIVEGTDLNTRYDWKKSVGPVENRPLNENRWQYTFTHRFYPDYYQSYGLGFYEYFLLSEEMGAEPLPILNCGLSCQYQNNDPKAHVAVCDLDGYIQDALDLIEFANGDVNSTWGKVRADMGHPAPFNLKFIGIGNEQWGKEYPERLEPFIKAIRKAYPDMKIVGSSGPNSEGKEFDYLWPEMKRLKADLVDEHFYRPESWFLAQGARYDNYDRKGPKVFAGEYACHGKGKKWNHFHAALLEAAFMTGLERNADIVHMATYAPLFAHVEGWQWRPDMIWFDNLNSVRTVSYYVQQLFAHNKGTNVLPLTMNKRNVTGAEGQNGLFASAVYDKNKNELIVKVANTSDTAQPVSLKFEGLKKQDVLSDGRCIKLRSLDLDKDNTLEQPFAITPKETPVSIQGHVFTAELEPNTFAVYKFTKK from the coding sequence ATGAGAAGATACACAAATTTATTGGCTGTAGTGGCCTTATCTGCCGGAATGACACTTCATGCGCAAACCAATGAAATGGTGATACAGACAAAGAAACTGGGAGCGGAAATCCAGCCTACCATGTACGGACTCTTTTTTGAGGACATCAACTATGCGGCCGACGGTGGCTTGTACGCCGAACTGGTGAAGAACCGTTCGTTTGAGTTTCCGCAGAACCTGATGGGATGGAAAACTTACGGTAAAGTAACTTTGATGGACGACGGTCCTTTTGAACGGAATCCGCATTATGTGCGTCTTTCCAATCCGGGACATGCCCATAAACATACCGGACTGGATAACGAAGGCTTCTTTGGTATCGGTGTCCGAAAAGGGGAGGAGTATCGTTTCTCTGTTTGGGCACGTCTGCCGCAGGGGAACGGAAAAGAAACATTGCGGATTGAATTGGTGGATACCAAGTCTATGGGTGAACATCAGGCGTTTGCCACCGCTGACTTGACAGTCGATTCGAAAGAATGGAAGAAGTACCAGCTGATCTTGAAGCCGGGTATGACCCAGCCGAAATCGACACTTCGTATTTTCCTTACTTCCAAAGGAACAGTGGACCTGGAGCATATCTCTCTTTTCCCGGTCGATACGTGGAAAGGACATGAAAACGGACTTCGCAAGGACTTGGCACAGGCTTTGGCAGATATCCATCCGGGAGTCTTCCGTTTTCCCGGTGGTTGCATTGTGGAAGGTACTGATTTGAATACCCGTTATGACTGGAAGAAATCGGTGGGTCCGGTAGAAAACCGGCCTTTGAACGAGAACCGTTGGCAGTACACTTTTACCCATCGTTTCTATCCGGATTATTATCAGAGTTACGGATTGGGATTCTATGAATACTTCCTGTTATCGGAAGAAATGGGTGCCGAACCGCTTCCTATCTTGAATTGCGGTCTTTCCTGTCAATACCAGAATAACGATCCGAAAGCGCACGTTGCCGTTTGCGATCTGGACGGTTATATTCAGGATGCACTCGATCTGATTGAGTTCGCCAATGGTGATGTGAACTCTACATGGGGAAAGGTGCGTGCCGATATGGGACATCCTGCTCCTTTCAACCTGAAATTTATCGGTATCGGTAACGAGCAATGGGGAAAAGAATATCCGGAACGTCTTGAACCGTTTATCAAGGCTATTCGTAAGGCTTATCCGGATATGAAGATTGTAGGTAGTTCCGGCCCTAATTCAGAAGGAAAAGAATTTGATTATCTGTGGCCTGAAATGAAACGCTTGAAAGCTGATTTGGTAGACGAGCATTTCTATCGTCCTGAAAGCTGGTTCTTGGCTCAAGGTGCGCGTTATGATAATTACGACCGCAAAGGTCCGAAAGTCTTTGCCGGTGAATATGCTTGTCACGGTAAAGGTAAGAAATGGAATCATTTCCACGCTGCCTTGCTCGAGGCTGCCTTTATGACCGGTTTGGAACGTAATGCCGATATTGTCCACATGGCTACATACGCTCCGCTTTTCGCTCATGTGGAAGGATGGCAATGGCGTCCGGACATGATCTGGTTCGACAATCTGAATTCCGTACGCACTGTAAGCTACTATGTGCAACAGTTGTTTGCCCATAATAAGGGGACCAATGTTCTTCCGCTTACCATGAACAAGAGAAATGTGACGGGAGCTGAAGGACAGAACGGGCTTTTCGCCAGTGCGGTGTACGACAAGAATAAGAATGAGCTTATCGTAAAAGTAGCCAATACTTCCGATACGGCTCAACCGGTTTCGTTGAAATTTGAAGGCTTGAAGAAACAAGACGTATTATCTGACGGCCGTTGCATCAAGCTTCGCTCACTTGATTTGGACAAGGATAATACGCTTGAACAGCCTTTTGCCATCACTCCGAAGGAAACGCCCGTGTCTATTCAGGGCCACGTGTTTACTGCCGAGCTGGAGCCGAACACATTCGCTGTTTATAAATTTACGAAGAAATAA